Proteins from a genomic interval of Rubinisphaera italica:
- a CDS encoding alpha/beta hydrolase codes for MKWSKLSLTTLIVLMVGLCAQNCEAQQKKKPAAQAFQWVNPLPERFKSDRLEHATFVSSSMKREVGYCIYLPEAYSESQQSAERFPVVYYLHGGRPGSELKSIGLVPLIDEQISSGKVAPMIYVFVNGGPVSHYNMPDREQAMGEDVFIKELIPHVDGKYRTIAKREGRGLEGFSQGGRGTARIMFKHPELFISAAPGGGGYETEKKISENDGYENPHLRFTPGYNTWDLAREYAKSPEPKLNILIHVGTKGFNYENNLAYMEFLDSLKIPYSKVIVPEAPHSAKVIYEKRGMEIMKFHEKKFAVARKGR; via the coding sequence ATGAAATGGTCTAAATTGAGTCTGACAACGCTGATCGTGTTGATGGTTGGTTTGTGTGCTCAGAATTGCGAGGCGCAGCAAAAGAAGAAACCGGCTGCTCAGGCATTCCAATGGGTGAATCCCCTGCCCGAACGCTTCAAATCGGATCGACTTGAACATGCGACGTTCGTTAGCTCGTCTATGAAACGGGAAGTTGGCTATTGTATTTACCTGCCGGAAGCTTACAGCGAATCGCAACAGTCAGCAGAGCGTTTTCCAGTCGTTTACTATTTGCACGGAGGACGACCGGGGAGTGAACTGAAGAGTATTGGGTTGGTGCCTCTGATTGATGAGCAGATCAGTTCCGGGAAAGTCGCTCCGATGATTTATGTGTTCGTCAATGGCGGTCCTGTCAGTCATTACAACATGCCGGATCGCGAACAGGCGATGGGCGAGGATGTGTTCATCAAGGAATTGATTCCGCATGTCGATGGCAAATATCGCACGATTGCCAAAAGAGAAGGGCGGGGACTGGAAGGGTTTTCGCAAGGTGGTCGCGGCACCGCTCGCATCATGTTCAAGCATCCCGAGTTGTTTATCTCCGCTGCACCGGGTGGGGGCGGATATGAAACCGAGAAGAAAATCAGCGAAAATGATGGTTACGAGAATCCCCATTTACGATTCACTCCCGGCTACAACACTTGGGATCTGGCTCGGGAATATGCGAAATCCCCTGAGCCGAAGTTGAACATTCTGATTCACGTCGGCACAAAAGGTTTCAATTACGAGAACAATCTGGCCTACATGGAATTTCTCGATTCCCTAAAGATCCCCTATTCGAAAGTGATCGTCCCTGAAGCTCCCCACAGCGCGAAAGTCATTTATGAGAAGCGGGGAATGGAGATCATGAAGTTTCACGAGAAGAAATTCGCTGTTGCACGGAAGGGACGATAA
- a CDS encoding Hsp20/alpha crystallin family protein: protein MIGTYVKPLKSQVPLSIQRLQHELNNSLVEFRNGLMASQGALSMNVWQKEREWIIRIELPGAELENISIDVQDDRVKISAERQQSESDEGTVLKSERPFGRLNRELELPFKIDASQTAAVYERGILELKIVGLEEEGPQRIEVQSR, encoded by the coding sequence ATGATCGGTACATATGTAAAACCATTGAAATCACAGGTGCCACTGTCAATTCAGCGTCTTCAACATGAATTGAACAACTCTCTGGTCGAGTTTCGAAACGGACTGATGGCGAGTCAGGGTGCTCTCTCGATGAACGTCTGGCAAAAAGAGCGCGAATGGATTATCCGGATTGAACTGCCCGGCGCAGAGCTGGAGAACATCTCGATTGATGTGCAGGATGATCGCGTCAAGATATCTGCAGAGCGTCAGCAATCAGAAAGCGACGAAGGAACAGTTCTTAAAAGCGAACGACCTTTTGGTCGCCTGAATCGTGAACTGGAACTTCCATTCAAAATCGATGCCTCTCAGACGGCAGCTGTTTACGAGAGAGGGATTCTGGAATTGAAGATCGTGGGACTTGAAGAAGAAGGCCCACAACGGATTGAAGTGCAATCGCGATAA
- a CDS encoding Hsp20/alpha crystallin family protein, which produces MSDQTQITNTQSDRCCSTHEVPEATHRAATRPRTDIRETETGFLLQVDMPGIDESTAEITVEKNVLTITGTAHLYQPEGFEKVYNESDQRHYERVFRLPEDVDSTALSASVKNGVLTVSIPKSKAALPVRVPINAGK; this is translated from the coding sequence ATGTCAGACCAAACCCAAATCACAAACACACAATCTGATCGTTGCTGCTCAACACATGAAGTGCCTGAAGCAACACATCGGGCAGCGACACGCCCGCGAACCGATATTCGGGAAACCGAAACCGGATTCCTGCTGCAGGTCGACATGCCGGGAATTGATGAATCGACTGCGGAGATCACCGTTGAAAAGAATGTGTTGACCATTACCGGAACTGCTCATCTCTATCAGCCGGAAGGCTTTGAGAAGGTTTATAATGAATCTGATCAACGGCATTACGAACGCGTTTTCCGACTTCCCGAAGATGTCGATTCGACAGCCTTGTCCGCTTCCGTTAAAAACGGCGTGCTGACTGTCTCGATCCCAAAATCAAAGGCAGCTTTGCCGGTCCGAGTTCCGATTAACGCAGGCAAATAA
- a CDS encoding thiamine phosphate synthase, with amino-acid sequence MTEESISQDLPTLESRSVFRILDAAANRCREGLRIIEDYVRFHRNEESLSSDLKQLRHDFRNYWKELDPEQLLQNRDTAGDIGTAISTAAENVRASLLDVVAANCKRVEESLRTLEEYSKLISTTAARGFEQLRYRFYGFEQELLLENQRKARIGQASVYFLLTEKTCVLNWQTTAEQAITLGVDVIQLREKELDDRELLARARWLRDATRHSSTLLIINDRPDIALLCDADGVHVGQEELCYGDVRKLLGPQKLIGISTHNMEQAREAVAAGADYVGAGPTFLSETKSFSEFAGLEFLRQMAAEISIPVFAIGGIGQENVEEVAQAGISRIAVCQAISQSQQMGRIIQEMKNILSSGNNREENRV; translated from the coding sequence ATGACTGAAGAATCTATTTCTCAAGACTTACCCACTCTGGAATCCCGTTCTGTCTTTCGGATTCTGGATGCTGCGGCCAATCGGTGTCGGGAAGGGTTGCGGATTATTGAGGATTATGTTCGGTTTCATCGTAATGAGGAATCTCTCAGCTCGGATCTCAAACAACTCCGACATGATTTTCGTAATTACTGGAAGGAGCTTGATCCTGAGCAGCTGCTGCAGAATCGGGATACGGCGGGTGATATCGGGACGGCTATTAGTACGGCTGCTGAAAATGTGAGAGCATCTCTACTGGATGTGGTTGCGGCAAACTGCAAACGAGTGGAAGAATCTTTGCGGACATTGGAAGAGTATTCCAAGTTGATCTCCACAACTGCGGCTCGTGGCTTTGAGCAACTTCGCTATCGGTTTTATGGCTTTGAACAGGAACTTCTGTTGGAAAATCAGAGGAAAGCTCGAATCGGTCAGGCGAGTGTCTACTTTCTGCTGACTGAAAAAACGTGTGTATTGAACTGGCAGACGACAGCTGAGCAGGCGATCACTCTGGGAGTGGATGTGATTCAGTTGCGGGAAAAAGAACTCGATGATCGGGAGCTGCTCGCCCGGGCCCGGTGGTTACGGGACGCCACCCGTCATTCGTCGACGCTGCTGATAATTAATGATCGACCAGATATCGCTTTGCTGTGCGATGCCGATGGAGTGCATGTCGGTCAGGAAGAACTCTGCTATGGGGATGTCCGCAAGTTACTTGGGCCGCAAAAGTTGATTGGGATTTCGACACACAATATGGAACAGGCTCGGGAAGCAGTTGCTGCAGGAGCCGATTATGTGGGAGCAGGTCCGACGTTTCTTTCGGAAACAAAATCCTTCTCCGAGTTTGCAGGGCTGGAATTTCTCAGGCAAATGGCGGCAGAAATTTCGATTCCCGTTTTTGCAATTGGGGGAATTGGACAGGAGAATGTCGAGGAAGTCGCTCAGGCAGGCATCTCTCGAATTGCAGTATGCCAGGCGATCAGTCAATCGCAGCAGA
- the kdsA gene encoding 3-deoxy-8-phosphooctulonate synthase, protein MSENSVSLGKFRCGRGEPLLFILGPCVIESQDSLLNTAEEIRKISDDLGINVVFKASFDKANRTSIDSFRGPGLEEGLRILQSVTDQIGFQTTTDIHLPEQAAPAAKVCQILQIPAFLARQTDLIQAAAEATRDNGGVINVKKPQFIAPEDIKHVVNKCRESGQENVLLTERGTTFGYGHLVNDMQAIPLMQSLGCPVVFDATHSVQRPGGKTTGGNRAMVPYLARAAVAAGADAVFMETHPDPEQSPSDGPNMIPLKDLRKILQQLIEIRVLVNGWGNL, encoded by the coding sequence ATGTCTGAGAATTCAGTTTCGCTGGGAAAATTCCGTTGCGGTCGCGGCGAGCCATTATTGTTTATTCTGGGGCCATGCGTCATTGAATCTCAGGATTCACTGCTCAATACGGCAGAAGAAATCCGCAAGATTTCTGATGACCTGGGGATCAATGTCGTCTTTAAAGCGAGTTTCGATAAGGCGAACCGGACCAGCATCGACAGTTTTCGAGGTCCCGGCCTTGAAGAAGGATTGCGGATCCTGCAATCAGTCACCGATCAAATCGGCTTCCAGACAACGACCGATATTCATCTCCCGGAACAGGCGGCTCCTGCTGCGAAAGTCTGTCAGATTCTCCAGATTCCAGCTTTTCTGGCCAGGCAAACCGACCTCATTCAAGCGGCAGCCGAGGCGACGCGAGACAATGGCGGTGTGATTAATGTCAAAAAGCCCCAGTTTATCGCTCCAGAGGACATCAAGCATGTTGTCAATAAATGCCGGGAATCTGGGCAGGAGAATGTCTTGTTGACTGAACGGGGGACCACGTTTGGCTATGGACATCTCGTCAACGACATGCAGGCCATACCGCTGATGCAAAGTCTGGGTTGCCCCGTCGTTTTTGATGCCACTCACAGCGTGCAACGTCCCGGCGGGAAGACCACCGGCGGAAATCGGGCGATGGTTCCCTATTTAGCTCGAGCGGCTGTCGCAGCCGGAGCCGATGCCGTATTCATGGAAACCCATCCCGATCCCGAACAATCTCCCAGCGATGGTCCAAACATGATTCCCCTCAAGGATTTGAGGAAAATTCTCCAACAATTGATCGAAATTCGCGTACTGGTCAATGGCTGGGGGAATCTGTAA
- a CDS encoding sugar phosphate isomerase/epimerase family protein, with amino-acid sequence MSSFNRRHFLSTSAASLAGASFLSGASGTAVSYAKELSSDVTKKFRYCFNTSCVRKSKLPLPELVELVSSAGYDGIEPWIGEIETFQKSGGNLKDLRKQLDDCGLQVESAIGFPNWGVDDDKKRAGAFEQAKREMDLVRSLGSKRIAAPPAGINGSNSNLVDLNLLAKRYSDLLDLGVSMEVIPQLEIWGSAKNLSHIAQAAYVAVAANHPRAAILPDVYHLYRGGSDFHGLRLLSGEAINIFHMNDYPSSPPREETRDSDRVYPGDGVAPLDLILQSLNSIGFKGVLSLELFNDTYYQQPPAEVIATGLEKMKASVAKALA; translated from the coding sequence ATGAGCAGTTTCAATCGTCGACACTTTCTGTCAACCTCAGCCGCTTCGCTGGCTGGAGCATCCTTTTTAAGTGGTGCCAGTGGAACTGCAGTTTCATATGCAAAAGAGTTATCCAGCGACGTGACTAAGAAATTTCGCTACTGCTTCAACACCAGCTGTGTCCGTAAATCCAAGCTGCCTTTGCCAGAGTTAGTCGAACTGGTGTCCTCGGCTGGATACGATGGAATTGAACCCTGGATCGGTGAGATAGAAACCTTTCAGAAGTCAGGTGGCAACCTTAAAGATTTACGCAAGCAATTGGACGATTGTGGCCTGCAGGTCGAATCAGCAATCGGCTTTCCTAACTGGGGCGTTGATGACGACAAGAAGCGAGCAGGTGCATTCGAGCAAGCAAAACGGGAAATGGATTTGGTTCGTTCACTCGGCAGCAAACGCATTGCCGCTCCTCCTGCTGGAATCAACGGCAGTAACTCGAATTTGGTTGACCTGAATCTATTGGCCAAACGCTATTCCGATCTGCTTGACCTGGGCGTTTCGATGGAAGTGATTCCTCAGCTGGAAATCTGGGGATCCGCAAAAAACCTTTCACACATTGCACAAGCCGCTTACGTGGCGGTAGCTGCCAATCATCCTCGGGCTGCCATTTTGCCGGATGTGTATCACCTCTACCGCGGTGGATCCGACTTCCATGGACTCCGACTGCTTTCCGGTGAGGCGATCAACATTTTCCACATGAACGATTACCCATCGTCACCTCCTCGCGAAGAAACTCGCGATTCCGATCGCGTTTATCCGGGTGACGGCGTCGCTCCACTCGATTTGATTCTGCAATCCCTCAACAGCATCGGCTTCAAAGGAGTGCTCTCGCTGGAACTCTTCAACGACACCTATTATCAGCAACCCCCAGCAGAAGTGATTGCCACAGGTCTGGAAAAGATGAAAGCCTCGGTCGCGAAGGCACTTGCTTAA
- a CDS encoding WD40 repeat domain-containing protein, whose product MKSVLNHCQIVILFLSLLNCFFSVGFLTAAEPLTPLKTISQATGTVSALRFSVDNQSLYLGTYGQLQVVSIESAETLQKLDKLSGYITSIADSPDGKLLAAGHYQKVTLFNTEDYSQLAQLKHHRGQVSGANFLSDQQLLTAADDGTVALWKLTDDVWSLAESLEYDEPITSLAVDPAIKWAAIGLGDETRVTRPGSVAIIDLESFQEKKSHVIHKSAVASLAATNDGKSVLSGSFDESIIVTSVIDGIQTGIFKQHARPVNCITTVLNQDVIFSGSGGRYKEKNELIGWTLSTGEVLIKSEPHAGKITAVAVSSDGKFLATGSQDETAIIWDLATFLK is encoded by the coding sequence GTGAAATCTGTACTGAATCACTGCCAGATTGTCATTTTGTTTCTGTCACTATTGAACTGCTTTTTCTCTGTCGGTTTTCTAACAGCTGCAGAGCCGCTCACTCCTCTCAAAACAATCAGTCAAGCCACGGGAACCGTTTCCGCTCTTCGGTTTTCCGTCGACAATCAATCACTCTATCTGGGGACTTACGGCCAGTTGCAGGTGGTCTCGATTGAGTCAGCAGAGACTTTGCAGAAGCTCGACAAATTGAGTGGCTATATCACCAGTATCGCCGATTCCCCCGACGGCAAACTGCTCGCCGCAGGACATTATCAGAAAGTGACGCTCTTCAACACAGAGGATTATTCGCAACTTGCCCAACTCAAACATCACCGCGGTCAGGTGTCCGGTGCGAATTTCCTTTCCGATCAACAACTGTTGACTGCCGCCGACGATGGGACAGTTGCCTTGTGGAAGTTAACCGATGACGTCTGGAGTCTGGCGGAATCTCTTGAGTATGACGAGCCAATTACCTCTCTGGCAGTCGATCCTGCTATAAAATGGGCTGCAATTGGGCTTGGGGATGAAACTCGGGTCACGCGGCCTGGTTCGGTGGCGATAATCGATCTTGAATCATTTCAGGAAAAGAAGTCGCACGTGATTCATAAATCGGCAGTCGCATCGCTGGCAGCGACAAACGATGGAAAATCTGTGTTGTCAGGCTCCTTCGATGAGTCGATCATTGTCACATCGGTTATAGATGGGATTCAGACTGGCATCTTCAAACAGCACGCCCGCCCGGTCAATTGCATCACAACGGTTCTCAATCAGGATGTCATTTTCAGCGGGAGTGGAGGTCGATACAAAGAGAAGAACGAGTTGATTGGCTGGACGCTCTCGACTGGAGAAGTGCTCATCAAGTCGGAACCGCATGCCGGAAAGATCACGGCGGTCGCGGTTTCCTCAGATGGCAAATTTCTGGCCACGGGGAGTCAGGATGAAACGGCCATCATTTGGGATCTGGCTACGTTTTTGAAATAG
- a CDS encoding tetratricopeptide repeat protein yields the protein MTICRIQTLISCTLLLTAGLISAGCNGGNSSENLEKKEGKKVDAISARENLEKRRICKANLDKVYQILQPSAENINSELQAAVVILNQWFGSCADLSKTQRDVANPLFMPQTEPEFIASLNSDSVSLGDVLYLRDQLLIRKVVEHVVQNSPTDLEKIRAIFEYTCRNITLDQQLIDPRLAATDLITQERLSQLDPTTIPRTLQDVILAGRGLPQDRIWVFATLLEQLNLDSLVMMPPESADAKASSPAILFVLIDDQLLAFCPELAIEFQANAEDANQLWAASALSKDFNSLFNTFPGVTFPEGSPIQQMQAIDWKTADVFLPYAMLSTSRRMEALQIEFAGEMACTIYQPLEGDDANGVGLGERVTSRLKPILGERKLTFWSYPHNMYQQSLLASEEALTLRELSHATLMKEVRSVRANEDQNEEKTYKVSMERQMLKARLQQLLGNETEALRTYIRIRLQFSVTGTGAAVQFENLMRFLQAEDAQYWSAISQYESQGYRAAADTLQNYVARYPNGRWANSARQLQAEALAKNDKPAEAVEILKQSEFPASMDVRKEIDLQHWQAP from the coding sequence ATGACAATTTGTCGAATTCAAACTTTGATTTCTTGTACTCTCCTTCTGACGGCAGGGCTGATTTCAGCAGGCTGCAATGGTGGCAATTCCTCTGAAAATTTGGAGAAAAAAGAGGGCAAGAAAGTCGATGCGATCTCTGCTCGAGAGAATCTTGAAAAGCGAAGAATCTGTAAGGCGAATCTCGATAAAGTTTATCAGATCCTGCAGCCAAGTGCAGAGAATATCAACAGCGAGTTGCAAGCTGCAGTGGTGATTCTCAATCAGTGGTTTGGGAGTTGTGCCGACTTGTCGAAGACACAACGAGATGTTGCCAATCCGTTATTCATGCCTCAGACAGAACCGGAGTTTATCGCAAGTTTAAATAGCGATTCGGTATCGCTGGGCGATGTCCTTTATCTCCGCGATCAACTTTTGATTCGGAAAGTTGTTGAGCATGTTGTCCAGAATTCCCCCACGGATCTGGAAAAGATCCGAGCGATCTTTGAGTACACCTGCCGGAACATCACGCTCGATCAACAGTTGATTGATCCTCGACTGGCAGCTACTGATTTGATTACTCAAGAGAGACTCAGCCAACTCGACCCGACAACCATCCCTCGAACATTGCAGGATGTGATTCTGGCGGGGCGGGGATTGCCTCAGGATCGAATCTGGGTGTTTGCAACCCTGCTCGAACAACTCAATCTCGATTCCCTGGTCATGATGCCTCCTGAATCTGCAGATGCAAAAGCGTCTTCACCAGCTATTCTCTTTGTCTTGATTGACGATCAGCTGTTGGCTTTTTGTCCGGAACTGGCGATTGAATTTCAGGCAAATGCTGAGGATGCGAATCAGTTGTGGGCTGCCTCGGCTCTCTCAAAGGATTTTAACTCGCTGTTTAATACTTTTCCGGGTGTGACATTCCCGGAAGGCTCTCCAATTCAACAAATGCAGGCTATTGACTGGAAGACCGCAGACGTTTTTCTGCCTTATGCCATGCTGTCGACTTCTCGAAGAATGGAAGCCTTGCAGATTGAGTTTGCCGGAGAAATGGCCTGCACAATTTATCAACCTCTCGAGGGGGATGATGCAAATGGAGTCGGATTGGGGGAACGGGTTACTTCTCGGCTCAAACCGATTCTGGGGGAGAGGAAGCTGACATTCTGGAGTTATCCGCACAACATGTATCAGCAATCGCTTCTTGCCAGTGAAGAGGCTTTAACACTTCGAGAGCTTTCGCACGCGACATTGATGAAAGAAGTTCGCTCCGTCCGTGCGAATGAAGATCAGAATGAGGAAAAGACTTACAAAGTCAGCATGGAGCGGCAAATGCTCAAGGCGCGCTTGCAACAGTTGCTGGGGAATGAAACAGAAGCCTTGCGAACTTATATTCGCATCCGTTTGCAATTCAGTGTGACAGGCACAGGGGCGGCTGTTCAATTTGAAAACCTGATGCGATTTCTCCAAGCCGAGGATGCCCAGTACTGGAGTGCGATTTCTCAGTATGAAAGTCAGGGCTATCGAGCCGCTGCAGATACGTTACAGAATTATGTCGCCCGCTATCCCAATGGTCGCTGGGCCAATTCTGCTCGCCAACTTCAGGCAGAAGCCCTGGCCAAAAATGACAAGCCTGCAGAAGCAGTGGAAATCCTGAAACAGTCGGAGTTTCCAGCCTCGATGGATGTCCGCAAGGAGATTGATCTTCAACACTGGCAGGCCCCTTAA